GGCGCGTTTCACCACCGATGTGATTGGCTCTTGTGCCTTCGGCATTGAATGCAATAGTTTGAAAAATCCTGATGCTATCTTTCGCAAAATGGGACGTCGCATTTTCACCGAACGCCGTCATTCCAACCTCGTAAATGGACTGCTTCAAGTCATGCCAAATTTGGCGCGCATATTTCATATACGTTTAATACCAGATGAAATTACCGATTTCTTTTTGAAGATAGTACGCGAAGCGGTAGATTATAGGGAGAAGAATAATGTGCAGCGCAAAGATTTTTTGAACATCCTGATGGAACTGAATAAGGGGAAGTTAAAATTCGATGCTAAAACCGATGGAAAGGGTCTGACGGTGGAGCAAATGACGGCGCAGACGTTTGTGTTTTTTGTGGCTGGCTTTGAGACATCATCTACTACtctatcttttatattttatgagtTGGCGCAAAACCAAGCAATACAACAGCGCCTGCGAGAGGAAATTGTGAATACAATAGAGAAGCACGGCAACGAGCTAACTTACGAATGTATCAACTCGATGTCTTACCTGAAACAGGTGATTGCAGgtaaatatataacaaaaattataaaaactatgCCTGTATAATAAACGTTTCTACTTCTGCTCTTTATGTAGAAACACTACGAAAATACCCAATTCTGCCACACTTGCAACGTAAGGCGCTAGATGATTATGTTGTGCTTGACCATCCCAATTACGTGATCGAAAAGGACACGACCGTATTCATACCAGTCTTCGCCATGCAGCATAATCCAGAAATATATCCCGAGCCCGAGAAGTTTGATCCCGATCGCTTTTCATCAGAGGAAATGCAAGCACGGGACTCCATTAATTGGCTACCATTCGGCGATGGCCCGCGCAATTGTATCGGCATGCGCTTTGGCCAAATGCAGATGCGTGTTGCTTTAGTCTATTTGCTGCGCAATTTTGAATTTACTACTTGTCAACTAACCGAAATTCCCTTGCAAATGGATCGGAACCAGTTCTTAACGAATAGCAAAGATGGCATACATCTGAAAGTGCAGCGGATTTGAGTTTCACTTAATATACTTTATATGCCAGACCTAGCTTTTGGTTTGGTATTTGTAAGAGATATTACTTTTtactatatatctatatattggCGAGATAATCGGCGATTCTGgaataaatattgattttttaattattcatttaataaagcTAGCGTTTCGATGGTTGAAATTgcactgaattgacgtatcgaaaacatgcatgttgaagtcgatcagttggtaaatgacaaagttattcagcgattacataccgacataaaagaaaacccaccctgtatatatataattggcgcgtaaaaaggaaagaaagaaaagagatgtttgtagttaaataaataaaattacaaataaataaaagagaggtaaaaaattcaaaaactacgTTAGCTGAAGAACTGATCCTGTTAAGTTACCTGCGAATCATAAATTGAAATGCGAAAATGAGCGTAATTTTACGTAATCGTAGATTAGGTATTTGTGTTAAGTAAACCCTTACTTGCACTCTGGTCAGGTTAATGTGAGGAAGGAagataatagaataaaaaaagaattctatAATTAAGTCAGCTAAACAGGTGATTGTCTCCAATTTACTGAGACACGACTCgtcatggtgaaaataattcaGAAGTTGTGGCCAAAGACAAACTGTTAAccagctctcagcgaatttgaaagaatcagctgattggctgacgtcacCAGTGTTATTATAGtgttttgtttacgaaaaaactgagattgtgttggtgatatacgaaaaaagtcAGCACAGCCCCTACTCATACTGAAGTAAAAGCACTTGATTCGCTTACATTCAGCTTTAAATCAGCGCTGGATTATTGCCAAGAGATAATTACTTTATCTCGCTTCGTTGCAAGGGGAGTACGGAAGAAATCCTTGCCATGCACAAACTAAagcttaataaaattatttttagagaaGCTGGTGAAAGATGAAGCTGAAGCATGACATCTCAGACTCGTCAAGCCAAAGGTGATCGAAGTTATTCGAAAATTACCAcgaaatgaaaaatgtatgcagCGGTACTGCGGGGTATAACTTGTACAAAACTAGGATCTTTCAGgttgaacaatttttattctaaataaagaagaatgacatcatttaaatgcccaccatgagcacgtctaccGGTAAAATCCACCAAACAGTCGATTACTGAATACCTACTTCTTGAAAACGTTGAGAAattgatgttgaaggttgttcaacagaagcaatattctcaactgaACGTCCAATTTTTGGTCTGCAATTACTTTTtatatcctcgacagaaccagtttcttgaaacttttctccaacctttgaattgtcaatTCATTCGGACGATTTCTTCCACTAATAAAATTTTCCGCcacaaattttgcgatatgttgtttcaTTTGAATTGTGTATTCGGTGCTCGCAAACTAAAAGTGATGATCCCAGAAATATTAtgataataaatttcaagaattttaacgcgttgttctatcgtctAAAatggtacatttttttatttgataaatgtCAAAGACGACATTTAAAAGAAGGTAAGTACCGTCTACTGACATCCAGGCGTAAcgtttgaaagaccctttatttgcAATCGTGGGTGCTCTAAGAGGGCATTTTCTGATAGTAAGATAAGTGGATACTCGTACATGAGTGTGACTTtctgaaatatgtaaataaataaattaagtaataaatataatagcCAACCTGCACTTTTAGTTTGGGAGCACCGAACACACAATTCGAAGGCCTTTTAAGTTCATCACGGACAATCGGTCGTTCAACGATATCACTAAAAAATACAATCTTATCATATCAAAATGGAGCTTTATTTTTGACTTAGTGTGTCGCTGCATTCAGCGGTAGtcacttctacctacctaccgaCATACAAGTTATGCCTCTTGAATAACTTCACATTAACGCCATGCAAGCGCCAAACGGGAGCGACTGTCGGTGGTTTAGCGTGAAGCCTTCTCTTTTGAAAGCACCACGTTTGCTTTTGTGTGAAATCAGTATAGTCTTCTTTCgtgttataattctgttttaTTTCGTCGGCAGACAGAATAAACTACTTTGCTTTTTCCACTCTGTTGGCTGATATCCGGTTTTTTAAATGAGAGTGAGACATTGCAGGTTTCAGTGCAATTGACTGAAACTTAAATTCAGTCTCCAACACAGAAGTATCTTAAAATAGTGTTGTTTAAGAAGTCTGTACCTGTTgttgtttaatttgtttaaaaataattgaggtTATTGAGAGAATTGTAATATACCTTAAAATACATTCATtccacttgcatacatacatttatgcggatgtatttttatacaatcattttaaataaaaactattgtataaaaggagcaaaagtttgcaaattttgtgcgaaagaaaaaattacaaaggaAAATGAAGCTAAACAGAGAATAAATGCATTTCACGAGCTCTTTCGATTGCCTTGTGTGTAAAAATAAACTGCTATGtatatgttttaaataaataaaccttaAAAGAGTGGCAAATAATGTCTACTTCTGCGTCTGCATTACATGCGCCTCATGAGGCTGTGACTGAGGCCAAAGGACTGGTGATTCTGGCTTGAAGACCACTTGGAAACTCAAAAGGAAGGGTATAAACTGGTAATAGACTGAGACAAGATAAAAGATGCTATATATGTAACTAGCAACCCGCCCGGCTTcgcacgggtataaaatatataccctatgtcactcactgaaaaaatgattaaaatgccATAGAGGTCTACGTCGATGATTAGTCAGTGAGATTTTACTGGTGGGTTAAGCTCATGTTGCCAGTCGTCCGAAATGTCTAGCGAGTTACCTGTCCTCAGGTAACAGATGAAACTGCAAAGAACTTGAGTTGTTGTTGACTgggtatttttattcttttattactTTCGAATGGTGGCTACGCAAGTATTTCATTTCCTActaagcaataattttttttattacctgGATCTATCCTGTATCTTTAATAGAGGGAGcaaaagtatttaaaaccaTGTTTATTAATGTACGCATTTGAAATCCCTTAATATTAACAGATTTAGATAGGAGAATTATACTCAAAGAGTCTTTAGATCAGACGTCTTATCCAATTCTGGTATACTCTTTGATGTCTTCCTTTAAATGGTAGAGTTTTCGGAATTTGCTAGAGTCTCCGACAGCCACTTGAAACATCTTGTTGCTATTTTATGCTCTCAGTGCCGTAAACTCTACATCTACTTGCCCTAATCTCTTTGAATTCGTACCCTAAGGACTCCTTCTAATATACAGCCCGTTACAAAGTTATAAACTCACcactatttttttcataaaaaaatcatataatcaAAATGTTTCGAAATCTCATTGAaacgcaaaatatttaaaaatcatcaAACCTTTctactttttaaccagaatttttggAACTCTTCTGGGTATGTAGTTCTAGCGCAATAAAGTGCAATCTTCAGGTGATTATAAAATACCGTTCATTTGTGGAATGTTTTTTTCATTGGCGGTGCTAGGCATTTTCCTCCATCTAGAAAAATGCAAGTACTTTGCATTGTAGAAAGGGCATGAAAGGttagtgaaacaaaaattataaaaaattaacggtattttttatgcacttgaaacttgcactccATTATACTATAATTCAA
The sequence above is drawn from the Anastrepha obliqua isolate idAnaObli1 chromosome 4, idAnaObli1_1.0, whole genome shotgun sequence genome and encodes:
- the LOC129245234 gene encoding probable cytochrome P450 6a21 yields the protein MAVTAVLLSILAVIVAAAFYITRRNLTYWQRRGIPCDTPHWIFGNAKGIPAKNSIAEVFTRIYKHHVGSGPFCGFYFFQTPSVFVLTPELTKNILIKDFSNFTDRGLYSNEKDDPLTGHLFLLDGQKWRVMRNKLSPTFTSGQMRFMFPTILKVAEQFVETMNSELERNNVIEIKDIMARFTTDVIGSCAFGIECNSLKNPDAIFRKMGRRIFTERRHSNLVNGLLQVMPNLARIFHIRLIPDEITDFFLKIVREAVDYREKNNVQRKDFLNILMELNKGKLKFDAKTDGKGLTVEQMTAQTFVFFVAGFETSSTTLSFIFYELAQNQAIQQRLREEIVNTIEKHGNELTYECINSMSYLKQVIAETLRKYPILPHLQRKALDDYVVLDHPNYVIEKDTTVFIPVFAMQHNPEIYPEPEKFDPDRFSSEEMQARDSINWLPFGDGPRNCIGMRFGQMQMRVALVYLLRNFEFTTCQLTEIPLQMDRNQFLTNSKDGIHLKVQRI